Proteins encoded by one window of Lactobacillus paragasseri:
- a CDS encoding L-lactate dehydrogenase — MSEEKIHKIILVGDGAVGSTYAFSLVQQGIAQELGIVDIVKERTQGDAIDLADATPWIAPKTIYSAEYSDAKDADLVVISAGAPQKPGETRLDLVNKNLKILSSIVEPIVESGFNGIFLVAANPVDILTHATWRMSGFPKDRVIGSGTSLDTGRLQKVIGEMEHVDPRSVNAYMLGEHGDTEFPVWSYNNVGGVKVSDWVKAHPEVGENKLEAIHKEVADMAYDIINKKGATFYGIGTALAFITKAILNNEHRVLPLSVPMDGEYGLHDLHIGTPAVVGRHGLEQVIEMPLSADEQAKMEASAKQLKEVMDKAFKETGVKVRQ; from the coding sequence ATGTCAGAAGAAAAAATTCATAAGATTATTCTTGTTGGTGACGGTGCTGTAGGTTCTACTTACGCATTTTCATTAGTTCAACAAGGTATCGCCCAAGAATTAGGTATCGTTGATATCGTTAAAGAAAGAACTCAAGGTGATGCTATTGACTTAGCAGACGCAACTCCTTGGATTGCACCAAAGACTATTTACTCTGCAGAATATTCAGACGCAAAAGACGCTGACTTAGTAGTTATTTCTGCTGGTGCTCCACAAAAGCCAGGTGAAACTCGTCTTGACCTTGTTAACAAGAACTTAAAGATTTTATCTTCAATTGTTGAACCAATCGTTGAATCTGGATTCAATGGTATTTTCTTAGTTGCTGCTAACCCAGTTGATATTTTAACTCACGCAACTTGGAGAATGTCAGGTTTCCCTAAGGATCGTGTTATCGGTTCAGGTACTTCACTTGATACTGGTCGTCTTCAAAAAGTTATCGGTGAAATGGAACACGTTGATCCTCGTTCAGTTAATGCATACATGCTTGGTGAACACGGTGATACCGAATTCCCAGTATGGAGCTACAACAATGTTGGTGGCGTAAAAGTTAGCGACTGGGTAAAGGCTCATCCAGAAGTTGGTGAAAACAAGCTTGAAGCAATCCACAAAGAAGTTGCTGACATGGCTTACGATATCATTAACAAAAAGGGTGCTACTTTCTACGGTATCGGTACTGCATTAGCATTTATTACTAAAGCTATCTTGAACAACGAACACAGAGTTCTTCCACTTTCAGTACCTATGGACGGTGAATACGGTTTACACGATCTTCACATTGGTACTCCAGCAGTTGTTGGTCGTCACGGTTTAGAGCAAGTTATTGAAATGCCATTAAGCGCTGACGAACAAGCTAAGATGGAAGCTTCTGCAAAACAATTGAAAGAAGTTATGGACAAAGCCTTCAAAGAAACTGGCGTAAAAGTTCGTCAATAA
- a CDS encoding UDP-N-acetylmuramoyl-tripeptide--D-alanyl-D-alanine ligase — protein sequence MKMQLAEIAKALNSSVNMGEDKVITSVVFDSRKATPNSLFIPLAGVRDGHDFVSNAMANGAEATLWKKGHEGKPTDVPVIEVEDPLTALQSLAKYYLGKVNPTVVGITGSNGKTTTKDMVAAVLAKRFNVHKTQANFNNEIGVPVTILEMKPSTEILVLEMGMDRPGQLHHLSELVRPDVCVITMIGEAHIEFFGTRDKIADAKMEITDFLKEDGKFIYNGDEPLLEERAAKIKQDKSTFGFREEDTVFATTFRSYMHHATFEVNDSEQQFKIPMIGKHNVSNALAAISVGRHFGENDEQIAQALANFTPTANRMQWKKGDVGEAIMDDVYNSNPTAVKAVTTSFGQVMVKDGGRRIAVLGDMLELGDESAELHASLANALDPAIINELYLYGPEMKNLYDALVDKYPAANLHYYPQDEMNHMIDDLKNDIKPDDIVMLKGSHGMHLEKVLDRLM from the coding sequence ATGAAAATGCAACTTGCTGAGATCGCCAAAGCATTAAATAGTTCAGTTAATATGGGAGAAGATAAGGTCATCACTTCTGTTGTTTTTGACTCAAGAAAAGCAACACCCAATTCTTTATTTATCCCATTAGCCGGTGTAAGGGATGGACATGATTTTGTATCGAATGCAATGGCAAATGGAGCAGAAGCAACTTTGTGGAAAAAAGGTCATGAAGGTAAGCCAACTGATGTGCCAGTTATTGAAGTTGAGGATCCATTAACAGCACTTCAATCTTTAGCTAAATATTACTTAGGTAAAGTTAACCCAACCGTTGTTGGAATTACTGGTTCTAACGGTAAGACTACAACCAAGGACATGGTTGCAGCTGTTTTAGCTAAAAGATTTAACGTTCATAAGACACAAGCCAACTTTAATAATGAAATTGGTGTTCCTGTAACCATTTTAGAGATGAAGCCATCTACTGAGATTCTAGTACTTGAGATGGGAATGGATCGTCCAGGACAATTACATCATTTAAGTGAATTAGTAAGACCAGATGTTTGCGTGATTACCATGATTGGCGAAGCTCACATTGAATTCTTTGGTACTAGGGATAAAATTGCTGATGCTAAGATGGAAATTACCGATTTCTTAAAAGAAGACGGTAAGTTTATTTATAATGGCGATGAACCATTGTTAGAAGAACGTGCAGCTAAGATTAAGCAAGACAAGAGTACTTTTGGATTTAGAGAAGAAGATACTGTTTTTGCAACTACTTTTAGGTCTTACATGCACCATGCTACTTTTGAAGTAAATGATTCAGAGCAGCAATTCAAAATTCCAATGATTGGTAAGCATAATGTATCAAATGCTCTTGCGGCAATTAGTGTAGGACGTCACTTTGGCGAAAATGATGAACAAATTGCTCAAGCCTTAGCTAACTTTACCCCAACTGCAAATAGAATGCAGTGGAAGAAGGGAGACGTAGGCGAAGCAATTATGGACGATGTTTACAACTCAAATCCAACTGCGGTTAAGGCTGTTACTACTTCATTTGGTCAGGTGATGGTTAAAGATGGCGGACGTAGAATTGCAGTCTTAGGCGACATGTTAGAGCTTGGGGATGAATCTGCTGAGCTTCATGCTTCACTTGCTAATGCGTTAGATCCAGCAATTATTAACGAATTATATTTGTATGGCCCAGAAATGAAGAATTTATATGATGCACTTGTTGATAAGTATCCAGCAGCCAACTTGCATTATTATCCACAAGATGAAATGAATCATATGATTGATGACTTAAAGAATGATATTAAGCCAGATGATATTGTTATGCTAAAAGGATCACATGGAATGCATTTAGAAAAGGTTTTAGACCGCCTAATGTAG
- a CDS encoding type B 50S ribosomal protein L31, whose translation MRKGIHPDYQEVVFMDSATGAKFVAGSTLKPEETIEFEGKTYPLVRVEISSDSHPFYTGKQKFAQADGRIEKFNKKYGISSKN comes from the coding sequence ATGAGAAAAGGGATTCATCCAGATTACCAAGAAGTTGTTTTCATGGACTCAGCAACTGGTGCTAAGTTCGTAGCTGGTTCTACTTTAAAGCCAGAAGAAACAATTGAATTTGAAGGTAAGACTTACCCATTAGTTCGTGTTGAAATTTCTTCAGATTCTCACCCATTCTACACTGGCAAGCAAAAGTTTGCACAAGCAGATGGTCGTATCGAAAAATTCAACAAGAAGTACGGTATTTCTTCAAAGAACTAA
- a CDS encoding DEAD/DEAH box helicase, with protein MKFSEMNLKPEILKAIKRSGFEEATPIQEKTIPLVLEGKDVIGQAQTGTGKTAAFGLPILQNLDKQHDSIQAIVIEPTRELAIQTQEELFRLGRDEKARVQVVYGGADIRRQIRALKQTPAILVGTPGRLLDHLKRGTIDISKVKTIVLDEADEMLDMGFIQDIESILNYASSKHQTLLFSATMPKPILRIGEKFMHDPEIVKIKGKELTANLIDQYFVRAKENEKFDILCRLIDVQNPDLAVIFGRTKRRVDELTRGLQARGYNAAGIHGDLSQAKRMSVLKRFRKGKLDILVATDVAARGLDISGVSHVYNYDIPQDPDSYVHRIGRTGRAGQNGMSVTFVTPNEIGYMRTIEQLTHKKMMPLKPPTDEEAFKGQLSAANKKVTELLDGDLSKYTAEASQLLDDYSAVDLVAALLKNLSKDAESVKVKITPEKPLPFKSKHGNNNRHFKRNFKRGGDRNERYHRKPNARRGGRKHDFVIKKKD; from the coding sequence TTGAAATTTTCTGAAATGAACTTGAAACCTGAAATTTTAAAAGCTATTAAACGTTCAGGTTTTGAAGAAGCTACTCCAATTCAAGAAAAGACTATTCCCTTAGTTTTAGAGGGAAAAGATGTAATTGGTCAGGCACAAACTGGTACTGGTAAAACTGCTGCTTTCGGTTTGCCAATTTTACAGAATTTAGATAAACAACACGACTCGATTCAAGCCATTGTTATTGAGCCAACGCGTGAGCTCGCTATTCAAACCCAAGAAGAATTATTCCGTTTGGGTAGGGATGAAAAGGCTCGTGTCCAAGTTGTTTATGGCGGGGCAGATATTCGTCGTCAAATTCGTGCTTTAAAGCAAACCCCAGCAATTTTAGTAGGAACACCAGGACGATTATTAGATCACTTGAAACGTGGAACAATCGATATTTCTAAGGTGAAAACAATTGTTTTAGATGAAGCAGATGAAATGCTTGATATGGGATTTATTCAAGATATTGAAAGCATCTTGAATTATGCTTCAAGTAAACATCAAACTTTGCTTTTCTCAGCAACCATGCCTAAGCCAATTCTACGAATTGGTGAGAAATTTATGCATGATCCCGAAATTGTAAAAATTAAGGGAAAAGAATTAACTGCCAATTTAATTGATCAGTATTTTGTAAGAGCAAAAGAAAACGAAAAATTTGATATTTTATGTCGTTTGATTGATGTCCAAAATCCTGACTTGGCTGTTATTTTCGGTAGAACCAAAAGACGTGTCGATGAATTAACACGTGGTTTACAAGCTCGCGGCTATAACGCTGCTGGAATTCATGGTGATCTTTCTCAAGCTAAGCGCATGAGCGTGTTAAAGAGATTCCGTAAAGGTAAGCTTGATATTTTAGTAGCAACTGACGTGGCTGCCCGAGGATTAGATATTTCTGGTGTAAGTCACGTTTATAACTATGATATTCCACAAGATCCAGATTCTTACGTTCACCGTATTGGTAGAACTGGACGTGCTGGTCAAAACGGAATGTCAGTAACTTTTGTTACACCAAATGAAATTGGCTACATGCGTACTATTGAACAATTAACGCATAAAAAGATGATGCCGCTAAAACCGCCAACAGATGAAGAAGCATTTAAGGGACAATTGAGTGCAGCAAATAAGAAGGTAACAGAATTATTAGATGGTGATCTTTCTAAATATACTGCAGAAGCATCACAACTACTTGATGACTATTCTGCTGTAGATTTAGTAGCTGCCTTGTTAAAGAATTTATCTAAAGATGCTGAAAGCGTAAAGGTAAAAATTACACCTGAAAAGCCATTGCCATTTAAGTCAAAGCATGGTAACAATAATCGCCATTTTAAACGTAACTTCAAGCGTGGTGGCGATCGTAATGAAAGATATCATCGTAAGCCAAATGCCCGTCGTGGTGGTAGAAAACATGACTTTGTAATTAAGAAAAAAGACTAG
- a CDS encoding ABC transporter ATP-binding protein, whose protein sequence is MTKPILELKDVKTTVKTADGEIVPILKGIDLKIKAGDFITIIGTNGAGKSTLLNTIAGSLRPDSGFLLHNGHDITKMSEEKRTQFIGRVFQDPKMGTAPRMTVAENLLLATKRGKRRFLKIRKLKQNLPRFKKLAAVMNNGLENRLNTFVEGLSGGQRQALSFLMATIERPDILLLDEHTAALDPHTSENLLAVTDQQIKENKLTALMITHHMEDALKYGNRLLVLKDGKVKADINEQEKQNLKVSDLYKYFED, encoded by the coding sequence ATGACTAAGCCAATTTTAGAACTAAAAGATGTAAAAACCACTGTAAAGACAGCTGATGGTGAAATAGTTCCTATTTTAAAAGGAATTGATTTAAAAATTAAAGCTGGGGATTTTATTACTATTATTGGAACGAATGGGGCAGGTAAATCTACACTGTTGAACACTATTGCGGGTAGTTTGAGACCGGATAGTGGTTTTCTTCTCCATAATGGACACGACATTACTAAAATGAGTGAGGAAAAACGGACGCAATTTATTGGACGCGTTTTTCAAGATCCTAAGATGGGGACTGCTCCTAGAATGACAGTGGCGGAAAATCTTTTGTTAGCAACTAAGAGAGGTAAGAGAAGATTTTTGAAAATAAGAAAGTTAAAGCAAAACTTACCACGTTTTAAAAAATTGGCTGCAGTTATGAACAATGGACTAGAAAATCGCTTAAATACTTTCGTAGAAGGTTTATCAGGTGGTCAAAGACAGGCTCTAAGTTTCTTAATGGCTACGATTGAAAGGCCGGATATTTTGCTGTTAGACGAGCATACGGCAGCACTAGACCCACATACAAGTGAAAATTTATTGGCTGTAACTGATCAGCAGATTAAGGAAAATAAATTAACTGCCTTAATGATTACGCATCACATGGAAGATGCTTTAAAGTATGGGAACCGTCTTTTAGTTTTAAAAGATGGGAAAGTTAAAGCCGATATTAATGAACAAGAAAAGCAAAATTTAAAAGTAAGTGATCTATATAAATATTTTGAAGATTGA
- the trpX gene encoding tryptophan ABC transporter substrate-binding protein yields the protein MKRMYGLIAILIAFLAMAFFTENRKQETERKVPQVGVLTLMHHPALDEIYRGFKAELKAAGYVDGKNIKIDYQNANNDQSNLRTMATKLNDEQSKVLVGITTPAAQALANSTSKTPIVLGAVTNPKASGLVKNERHPESNVTGVSDAAPIKQQLDLIKKFMPNLKTLGVIYTSSDSSAVSGFREIEQECKRRKINLRVFSIANSNDLNQVSEQMFRQVDAAIVPTDNTIAGAMETLAKNGNAAKKPIFPAAATMVKQGGLATYSVNQYKLGQMTGKMTIAILKGKRVSSLPVERVQKGEPVVNLKEAKELNLQVPQRFLKECQRNGVVYR from the coding sequence ATGAAAAGAATGTATGGATTAATTGCAATTTTAATAGCTTTTTTAGCAATGGCTTTTTTCACTGAAAATCGTAAACAAGAAACAGAGAGAAAAGTACCGCAGGTCGGTGTTTTAACTTTAATGCATCACCCAGCTCTTGATGAAATATATCGTGGTTTTAAAGCTGAATTAAAAGCAGCAGGTTATGTAGATGGGAAAAATATCAAGATTGATTATCAAAACGCAAATAATGATCAAAGCAATTTACGTACTATGGCTACTAAGTTAAATGATGAGCAGTCAAAAGTCCTTGTTGGGATCACTACGCCGGCTGCGCAAGCATTAGCAAATTCAACTAGTAAAACACCAATTGTTTTAGGAGCAGTAACAAATCCGAAAGCAAGTGGTTTGGTAAAAAATGAACGTCATCCAGAATCAAATGTAACTGGTGTATCCGATGCCGCTCCGATTAAGCAACAATTAGATTTAATTAAAAAATTTATGCCTAATCTGAAAACATTAGGGGTAATTTATACTTCAAGTGATTCTTCCGCAGTTAGTGGCTTTCGTGAAATCGAGCAGGAATGTAAAAGAAGAAAAATAAATTTAAGAGTATTTTCAATAGCAAATAGCAATGATCTTAATCAAGTATCAGAGCAAATGTTTAGGCAGGTGGATGCGGCTATAGTACCTACGGATAACACAATTGCTGGAGCAATGGAAACCTTGGCTAAAAATGGCAATGCAGCTAAGAAACCTATTTTCCCAGCGGCCGCAACGATGGTAAAGCAAGGGGGCTTAGCAACTTACAGTGTTAATCAGTACAAGCTAGGACAGATGACTGGAAAAATGACGATTGCTATTTTAAAAGGTAAAAGGGTCAGCTCATTACCAGTAGAAAGAGTTCAAAAAGGAGAACCTGTGGTTAACTTAAAAGAAGCAAAAGAATTGAATCTCCAAGTGCCACAAAGATTTCTAAAAGAGTGTCAAAGAAATGGGGTTGTTTACAGATGA
- a CDS encoding ABC transporter permease: MNLIVSAIGQGLLWALLGLGLYLTFRILNFADMTVEGTFPLGAAVAVANLAHGMSPYLATFLALLAGMIAGLVTGLLYTKGKIPILLAGILTMTAIYSINLRIMGGSNISLIGKKTLLNNEFLKSLPQYFNSVVLGVIVVVIITGILVFFLNTDFGQAFIATGDNPKMAKSLGIYTDSMIIIGLMLSNGIVALCGALIAQNNGYADINMGIGTIVIALASIIIGEVAFGELTLNQRLVAVTLGSIIYRLILLAVLQLGFSANDLNLISSIVLALCMMLPQLEKIVHLKKPIERGVKKHD; encoded by the coding sequence ATGAATTTGATCGTATCTGCAATTGGTCAAGGATTATTATGGGCATTATTAGGCTTAGGGTTATATTTAACTTTTAGAATCTTAAATTTCGCTGATATGACAGTCGAAGGAACTTTTCCCTTAGGAGCAGCTGTGGCTGTTGCTAATCTTGCTCATGGGATGTCACCATATTTGGCTACTTTTTTAGCTTTGCTTGCGGGAATGATCGCAGGATTAGTGACCGGTTTATTATATACAAAGGGAAAAATTCCGATTTTGCTTGCTGGTATTTTGACGATGACTGCAATTTATTCGATTAACTTAAGGATTATGGGCGGTTCTAATATTTCATTAATTGGTAAGAAAACCCTGCTTAATAATGAGTTTTTGAAATCTCTACCTCAGTATTTTAATAGTGTGGTCTTAGGAGTAATAGTTGTAGTAATTATTACAGGAATTTTGGTTTTCTTTTTAAATACGGATTTTGGCCAGGCTTTTATTGCTACGGGAGATAATCCTAAAATGGCTAAGTCTTTAGGAATCTATACTGATTCAATGATAATTATTGGTTTAATGCTTTCAAATGGAATTGTTGCTTTATGTGGAGCATTAATTGCACAAAATAATGGCTATGCTGATATTAATATGGGGATTGGAACGATTGTCATTGCCTTAGCTTCAATTATTATTGGTGAAGTAGCTTTTGGCGAATTAACCTTAAATCAAAGATTAGTAGCAGTTACTCTAGGAAGTATTATTTATCGCTTAATTTTATTAGCAGTTTTACAACTAGGCTTTTCAGCTAATGATTTAAACTTAATTTCTTCAATTGTTTTGGCACTTTGCATGATGCTGCCACAATTAGAAAAAATTGTACATTTGAAAAAACCAATAGAGAGAGGAGTGAAGAAGCATGACTAA
- the alr gene encoding alanine racemase, whose amino-acid sequence MVPGIHRPAVVKVNLGAIKRNIENEMQHLEPGQKMLAVVKANGYGHGAVEVAKLADQVGAAGFCVAILDEALELRRADITKTILVLGVVSPEYAPIAAANDISLTVPNLEWLKEAEKYLENSDLQLKIHLGIDSGMGRIGFNEDKDFIAANKFLKNNDNFYIEGMFAHFASADSSDETYFKHQCEKFNHMKSLLTVKPKWIHVDNTAASIFHDGIKSDLVRFGIGIYGLNPSSNPNSTDLKSKIALDPALSFESELTHVKTIHQGDGVGYGSTFVANKDTIIGTVPVGYADGFIRKFQGFKVKVGNAYCPIVGRICMDQFMVEMPKEMPIGTKVVIISNNPDDPNNIKAAADYVDTIHYEVACLLNDRLPRVYYED is encoded by the coding sequence ATGGTTCCAGGTATTCATCGCCCAGCTGTAGTAAAGGTTAATTTGGGCGCAATTAAGAGAAATATTGAAAATGAAATGCAGCATCTTGAGCCAGGCCAAAAGATGCTTGCTGTTGTAAAAGCTAACGGTTATGGCCATGGCGCAGTAGAAGTAGCTAAATTAGCAGATCAGGTTGGAGCTGCTGGATTCTGCGTGGCAATTTTAGATGAGGCGTTAGAATTAAGGCGTGCAGATATTACTAAAACGATCTTAGTCTTAGGTGTTGTTTCTCCTGAATATGCTCCTATTGCTGCAGCCAATGATATTTCACTGACTGTTCCAAACCTAGAATGGCTTAAAGAAGCAGAAAAATATTTAGAAAATTCAGACTTACAATTGAAAATTCATTTAGGTATTGATTCAGGAATGGGTCGAATCGGATTTAATGAAGATAAGGACTTTATTGCTGCTAACAAATTTTTGAAAAATAATGACAATTTTTACATTGAAGGAATGTTTGCTCATTTTGCTTCTGCTGATAGCAGTGATGAAACTTACTTTAAACATCAATGTGAAAAATTTAACCATATGAAGAGTTTGCTTACAGTAAAGCCAAAGTGGATTCACGTTGATAATACTGCAGCAAGTATTTTTCATGATGGAATTAAGAGTGATTTAGTTAGATTTGGAATTGGTATTTATGGCTTAAATCCTTCATCTAATCCTAATTCAACTGATTTGAAGTCAAAAATTGCCTTAGATCCAGCTTTATCATTTGAGAGTGAATTAACACATGTGAAGACAATTCATCAAGGCGATGGGGTTGGATATGGTTCGACATTTGTTGCCAATAAGGATACGATTATTGGAACAGTGCCAGTTGGTTACGCAGATGGTTTTATCAGAAAATTCCAAGGTTTTAAAGTTAAGGTAGGTAATGCATATTGCCCAATTGTTGGCCGTATTTGTATGGACCAGTTCATGGTTGAAATGCCAAAAGAAATGCCGATTGGAACTAAAGTAGTAATTATTTCTAATAATCCTGATGATCCAAATAATATTAAAGCAGCAGCTGATTATGTTGATACAATCCATTATGAGGTTGCTTGCTTATTGAACGATCGTTTACCGCGTGTTTATTACGAAGATTAA
- the acpS gene encoding holo-ACP synthase, with protein MIRGFGIDSVEVERMKKIVEKGDKFAKRVLTPKEFTQYQQLKGKRKVEYLGGRFSLKESFSKALGTGLGKYVGFQDIETLWDDLGHPVMTSTKFSGNIFASITHDDHEIITGVVLEELN; from the coding sequence ATGATTAGAGGCTTTGGAATTGACTCTGTTGAAGTTGAACGCATGAAAAAAATTGTTGAAAAAGGCGATAAATTCGCTAAAAGAGTGTTAACTCCAAAGGAATTTACACAATATCAACAATTAAAAGGAAAGCGAAAGGTTGAATATCTTGGTGGACGTTTTTCATTAAAGGAGTCTTTTTCTAAGGCATTAGGGACAGGTCTAGGTAAGTATGTTGGCTTTCAAGATATTGAAACCTTATGGGATGATTTAGGACATCCAGTAATGACGTCGACTAAGTTTTCTGGAAATATTTTTGCCAGTATCACGCATGATGATCATGAGATTATAACAGGTGTAGTTTTGGAGGAATTAAATTAA
- the cbpA gene encoding cyclic di-AMP binding protein CbpA: protein MLIKSLVYKKDYLTTVNEKATLAEALKILEDSGFRCVPILDDTGTIFRGNIYKMHIYRHKSQGGDMNLPVTYLLKNATKTIKVNSPFFRVFFNIKDLPYIAVLDEENHFYGILTHARLLDMLSDAWNIKNGSYVLTILSDNDRGNLVKMAKIISKYSNIAGCLTLDVKTGELVRRNLFTLPIGVSRETMTAIVNRLEKKGFVVPEIEDLQSGLTIRSAEQPGELKD, encoded by the coding sequence ATGCTAATTAAATCTCTTGTTTATAAAAAAGATTACTTAACTACAGTCAACGAAAAAGCTACTCTTGCCGAAGCATTAAAAATCTTAGAAGACTCCGGTTTCCGTTGTGTTCCTATTTTAGATGATACAGGAACTATTTTCCGCGGAAATATTTATAAGATGCATATCTACCGTCATAAGTCCCAAGGTGGCGACATGAATCTACCTGTAACTTACTTGCTTAAGAATGCTACTAAAACTATTAAGGTAAATTCACCTTTCTTCCGTGTATTCTTTAATATTAAAGACCTCCCATACATCGCTGTATTGGATGAAGAAAACCACTTCTATGGAATTTTAACTCACGCTCGTTTACTAGACATGCTTTCCGATGCTTGGAACATTAAGAATGGTTCTTATGTTTTAACTATTCTTTCTGACAATGATCGTGGTAACTTAGTTAAAATGGCAAAAATCATTTCTAAGTACAGTAATATCGCAGGCTGCCTAACTTTAGATGTTAAAACTGGCGAACTAGTTCGTCGTAATTTATTTACTTTGCCAATCGGTGTCTCTCGCGAAACTATGACTGCAATTGTAAATCGCCTAGAAAAGAAAGGCTTTGTAGTTCCCGAAATTGAAGATCTTCAATCTGGACTAACAATTCGTAGCGCAGAACAACCTGGGGAATTAAAAGATTAA
- a CDS encoding APC family permease yields the protein MGEAVNNKGHKISLFSAIMLALNSLIGSGWLFGSGSAAKIAGPAAILSWIIGAVIIIAIALTYVELGAMFPESGGMSKYAQYSHGPMLGFIAAWANWISLVTLVPMEAVAAVQYMSSWPWKWANWTHHFMQGGNITTPGLLVVFAFMIIFTLINFWSIKIMTHFTNLISVFKVLLPTITIIMLFASSFHPANFGHDVKTFMPYGSRAIFEAASGAGIIMSYDAFQTIINIGGELKNPRKNIIRGVLISMLVTAAIYILLQIAFIGAVDPAIIAKNSWQGINFASPFADIAILLGINWLVILLYMDAFVSPFGTGVAFVATASRALAAMTHTKHLPAWLGRLNRRYLVPRFAMVADLILAMILVSVFRNWNLLATVITCATLIAYLTGPVTTITLRKIAPDLDRPYKPVYMRWFAPLTFVLTSLAIYWTMWPTTIQVILVIVLGIPIYFYYEVKYQKRNFKSQFKHAAWLLGYLVFISIMSYCGSDGFGGQNWISYPWDFLVISIASLLFYKFAINSGLEKIDATAIKVNEKIKLEED from the coding sequence ATGGGGGAAGCTGTGAATAATAAAGGACATAAAATAAGTTTATTTTCAGCAATAATGCTAGCCCTTAATTCATTGATTGGATCGGGATGGCTTTTTGGATCGGGATCAGCAGCCAAAATTGCAGGTCCAGCAGCTATCTTGTCGTGGATAATTGGTGCAGTTATTATTATTGCAATTGCTCTAACTTATGTTGAACTCGGAGCGATGTTTCCTGAGAGTGGCGGAATGAGCAAATACGCTCAATATAGTCATGGTCCCATGCTTGGCTTTATTGCTGCTTGGGCAAATTGGATTTCTTTAGTAACTTTAGTACCAATGGAAGCAGTTGCTGCAGTTCAATATATGAGTTCATGGCCTTGGAAATGGGCAAATTGGACCCATCATTTTATGCAAGGTGGTAATATAACGACACCTGGATTATTAGTTGTGTTTGCGTTCATGATTATTTTTACTTTAATTAACTTTTGGTCAATTAAGATTATGACGCACTTTACTAACTTGATTTCTGTTTTCAAGGTTTTACTACCTACAATTACAATTATCATGTTATTTGCATCTAGTTTTCACCCTGCTAATTTTGGTCATGATGTGAAAACTTTTATGCCTTATGGAAGTCGAGCAATTTTTGAAGCAGCTTCCGGAGCTGGGATTATTATGTCTTATGATGCTTTTCAGACGATTATTAATATTGGTGGAGAATTAAAGAATCCACGTAAAAATATTATTCGCGGAGTTTTGATATCGATGCTGGTAACTGCAGCTATCTACATCTTGCTTCAAATAGCCTTTATTGGCGCAGTAGATCCTGCGATAATTGCTAAAAACTCATGGCAAGGAATTAACTTTGCTTCTCCATTTGCGGATATTGCAATTTTGTTAGGAATTAATTGGTTGGTTATCTTACTGTATATGGATGCCTTTGTTTCGCCATTCGGTACTGGGGTAGCTTTTGTAGCAACGGCTTCTAGAGCATTGGCTGCAATGACTCATACTAAACATTTACCAGCTTGGCTAGGTAGACTCAATCGACGCTACTTAGTACCTCGCTTTGCGATGGTTGCTGATTTAATCTTAGCGATGATTTTAGTTAGTGTTTTTAGAAATTGGAATTTATTAGCAACGGTAATCACTTGTGCAACTTTAATTGCTTATTTAACTGGTCCAGTAACTACGATTACTTTAAGAAAAATAGCACCTGACTTAGACCGCCCGTATAAGCCAGTATATATGCGATGGTTTGCTCCATTAACATTTGTACTAACTAGTTTGGCTATTTATTGGACAATGTGGCCAACAACAATTCAAGTTATTTTGGTAATCGTGTTAGGCATACCGATTTATTTCTATTATGAGGTTAAATATCAAAAAAGAAATTTTAAGTCACAGTTTAAGCATGCTGCTTGGCTTTTAGGTTATTTAGTATTTATCTCGATTATGTCTTATTGCGGTAGTGATGGTTTTGGCGGTCAAAATTGGATTTCATATCCTTGGGATTTCTTGGTTATTAGTATTGCATCATTATTGTTCTATAAATTTGCAATCAACAGTGGTCTAGAAAAAATTGATGCTACTGCGATAAAAGTAAACGAAAAAATTAAGCTTGAAGAAGACTAG